A window of the Sporohalobacter salinus genome harbors these coding sequences:
- a CDS encoding NifB/NifX family molybdenum-iron cluster-binding protein, which produces MKKIAVPTDGNNVAEHFGRCPEYTIVEIEGEKVNNKEVIDNPGHKPGFLPRYLNDQGVDIVLAGGMGRRAKDLFDENEIDAVTGVTGSVDEAIECYLAGDLDSEENICDH; this is translated from the coding sequence ATGAAAAAAATAGCAGTACCTACTGATGGTAATAATGTTGCAGAACATTTTGGTCGTTGCCCGGAGTATACTATTGTAGAAATTGAGGGAGAAAAAGTAAACAATAAGGAGGTAATAGATAATCCTGGGCATAAACCCGGTTTTTTACCGCGGTATCTAAATGACCAGGGAGTTGATATTGTTTTAGCTGGAGGTATGGGACGTAGAGCTAAAGACTTATTTGATGAAAATGAAATTGATGCAGTGACTGGGGTAACAGGTTCAGTTGATGAAGCCATTGAATGTTATTTAGCCGGGGATTTAGATTCGGAAGAAAATATTTGTGATCATTAA